From one Streptomyces sp. SCSIO 30461 genomic stretch:
- a CDS encoding TerD family protein produces MAREFQRGHKAKISDLTPGTDLYVGVQIAAPGLTFDISCFGLDADEQLSDDRYFIFFNQPKSPEESVQLLGAQAGDTESFRVTLDRVPASIHKLSFTATIDGAGQMSQIGPGYIRIVAGGEEVVRYAFTGSEFSTERAVMLGDLYLKDVWRFAAVGQGFDGGLDALLRNFGGEVAEEEPAAQQAQPPQAVPGFAPPAQAPSFVAPPAPRTPVAPQPTPAFGAPHTAAPAAPQAPGGPQMHSAPTIAAPMTPPTGTVPPQAPYGQPPQQPPFGQVPGQAPGTQAPAFGQQSAPYGQPGAPQGVPQGVPQGGAGLQAALQPYKELPTGQRWTPQNQQLMRVDLAMGGAPVLARQGSMVMYQGKIDFSYKGAGFAGRIVGNATGQEMQLMRCTGRGQVFLAEEGAHLHPIELQGDGICVSAESVLAFDESLQHEVRRIEGHGIPGGALFTMLFQGTGTVIVKTRGTPVVLPVTPTTFADSNAIVAWSAASQVILASQVRLRRNSYPGHSGETVNLQFRGAPGNFIVVQPYEV; encoded by the coding sequence ATGGCCAGGGAATTCCAACGGGGCCACAAGGCCAAGATCAGTGATCTCACTCCGGGTACGGATCTGTACGTGGGAGTGCAGATCGCGGCGCCCGGACTGACCTTCGACATCAGTTGCTTCGGCCTCGACGCCGACGAGCAGCTTTCGGACGACCGGTATTTCATCTTCTTCAACCAGCCGAAGTCGCCCGAGGAGTCCGTCCAGCTGCTCGGCGCGCAAGCCGGTGACACCGAGTCGTTCCGGGTCACGCTTGACCGTGTCCCGGCGAGCATCCACAAGCTGTCGTTCACCGCCACGATCGACGGCGCCGGACAGATGTCGCAGATCGGCCCCGGGTACATCCGGATCGTCGCGGGTGGCGAGGAAGTCGTCAGATACGCCTTCACCGGCTCGGAGTTCTCCACCGAGCGCGCAGTGATGCTGGGCGACCTCTACCTCAAGGACGTCTGGCGGTTCGCCGCCGTCGGACAGGGCTTCGACGGCGGACTCGACGCGCTGCTGAGGAACTTCGGCGGCGAGGTTGCCGAGGAGGAGCCCGCCGCACAGCAGGCGCAGCCGCCGCAGGCCGTGCCAGGGTTCGCCCCGCCTGCTCAGGCTCCGTCCTTCGTGGCGCCGCCGGCCCCGCGGACACCCGTGGCCCCGCAGCCGACGCCCGCGTTCGGCGCGCCTCACACCGCTGCTCCGGCCGCGCCTCAGGCTCCCGGCGGCCCGCAGATGCATTCAGCGCCCACCATCGCCGCCCCCATGACCCCGCCCACGGGCACGGTCCCACCGCAGGCGCCGTACGGCCAGCCGCCCCAGCAGCCGCCGTTCGGCCAGGTGCCCGGTCAGGCCCCGGGCACTCAGGCTCCGGCCTTCGGCCAGCAGTCCGCCCCGTACGGCCAGCCCGGTGCGCCCCAGGGCGTTCCGCAAGGCGTGCCCCAGGGCGGCGCCGGCCTCCAGGCGGCACTCCAGCCCTACAAGGAGCTGCCCACGGGTCAGCGCTGGACCCCGCAGAACCAGCAGCTCATGCGGGTCGATCTGGCCATGGGCGGCGCTCCCGTGCTCGCCCGGCAGGGCAGCATGGTGATGTACCAGGGCAAGATCGACTTCAGCTACAAGGGCGCGGGTTTCGCCGGCCGGATCGTCGGCAACGCGACGGGCCAGGAAATGCAGTTGATGCGCTGCACCGGCCGCGGCCAGGTCTTCCTCGCCGAGGAAGGCGCCCATCTGCACCCGATCGAGCTCCAGGGCGACGGAATCTGCGTCTCCGCCGAAAGCGTCCTCGCCTTCGACGAGTCCCTCCAGCACGAGGTCCGCCGTATCGAAGGCCACGGCATCCCCGGCGGCGCGCTGTTCACCATGCTCTTCCAGGGCACCGGCACGGTCATCGTGAAGACCCGCGGCACCCCGGTGGTGCTCCCGGTCACCCCGACTACCTTCGCCGACTCCAACGCCATCGTGGCGTGGTCCGCCGCCTCCCAGGTGATCCTGGCCAGCCAGGTCAGGCTGCGCCGCAATTCCTACCCGGGCCACAGCGGGGAGACCGTGAACCTCCAGTTCCGGGGCGCACCCGGCAACTTCATCGTCGTCCAGCCCTACGAGGTCTGA
- a CDS encoding AIM24 family protein: MNQQLAGYAPTAVTARMENHGRTMLKVAMATGQDLFARAGSMVAYEGFIQYEPNPSAVRRVASQWVTGEGAPIMKCSGDGLLYLADYGADVVVVNLDNDSLSVNGTSVLAFDAHLQWGVERVKGLAKFAGQGLWNVTVAGTGWVALTSRGTPIVVDCGRGDDETYVDPDALVAWSPNLKVKGKRSFKAASLIGRGSGEAYQMAFSGQGIVVVQPSEDSTDRLRIRG, from the coding sequence ATGAACCAGCAACTCGCGGGCTACGCCCCGACCGCCGTCACGGCCAGGATGGAGAACCACGGCCGCACGATGCTCAAGGTGGCCATGGCCACGGGCCAGGATCTGTTCGCCCGTGCCGGCTCGATGGTCGCGTACGAGGGTTTCATCCAGTACGAGCCCAACCCGTCCGCCGTCCGCCGGGTCGCCTCGCAGTGGGTGACCGGCGAGGGGGCGCCCATCATGAAGTGCTCCGGCGACGGTCTGCTCTATCTGGCCGACTACGGCGCCGATGTCGTCGTCGTCAACCTCGACAACGACTCGCTCTCGGTCAACGGCACCAGCGTGCTGGCCTTCGACGCCCACCTCCAGTGGGGTGTCGAACGCGTCAAGGGCCTCGCCAAGTTCGCCGGGCAGGGTCTGTGGAACGTCACGGTGGCCGGCACCGGGTGGGTCGCCCTCACCTCGCGCGGCACACCCATCGTGGTGGATTGCGGGCGCGGCGATGACGAGACCTATGTGGACCCGGACGCCCTTGTCGCCTGGTCCCCGAACCTGAAGGTGAAGGGCAAGCGCAGCTTCAAGGCCGCGTCCCTGATCGGCCGGGGCAGCGGAGAGGCGTACCAGATGGCCTTCTCGGGCCAGGGCATCGTCGTCGTACAGCCTAGTGAGGACAGCACCGACCGCCTGCGGATCCGGGGCTGA
- a CDS encoding AIM24 family protein: MQSPLFSYAELQSQDRYVVQNPQLLRVVLTGHDDVLARKGAMVAYQGLVDFDGEYQSGNQRRARARTGEGLDLMRCSGQGTVYLANLAQYIHVVDVEQEGMTVDSAYVLALDSGLHTEVIAVDSQYGISGSGKYQLNISGRGKVALMTSGQPLMMQVTPDKYVNVDADAIVAWSSSLRVQMQAQTHSSGVWRRRGNTGEGWELSFLGQGFALVQPSELLPPQNAQIGPGARAQFGMGQHGSHSQNQGNVWS, translated from the coding sequence ATGCAGAGCCCGCTTTTCAGCTACGCCGAACTGCAGTCCCAGGATCGGTACGTCGTCCAGAACCCGCAGCTCCTGCGGGTGGTGCTCACCGGACACGACGATGTCCTCGCCCGCAAGGGCGCCATGGTCGCCTATCAGGGACTCGTCGACTTCGATGGCGAGTACCAGTCGGGGAACCAGCGGCGAGCCCGCGCCCGCACCGGTGAGGGCCTCGACCTGATGCGCTGCTCCGGCCAGGGCACGGTCTACTTGGCCAACCTCGCGCAGTACATCCATGTGGTGGACGTCGAGCAGGAGGGCATGACCGTCGACAGCGCCTATGTGCTGGCGCTCGACTCCGGTCTGCACACCGAGGTCATCGCCGTGGACAGCCAGTACGGGATCTCCGGCTCCGGGAAGTACCAGCTCAACATCTCCGGGCGGGGCAAGGTCGCCCTTATGACATCGGGGCAGCCGCTGATGATGCAGGTCACTCCGGACAAGTACGTCAACGTGGACGCGGACGCGATCGTCGCCTGGTCCTCTTCGCTGCGGGTCCAGATGCAGGCCCAGACCCATTCCTCAGGGGTGTGGCGGCGCCGGGGCAACACAGGAGAGGGCTGGGAGCTCAGCTTCCTCGGGCAGGGCTTCGCCCTGGTACAGCCCAGTGAGCTGCTTCCGCCGCAGAACGCCCAGATCGGGCCTGGCGCGCGGGCGCAGTTCGGAATGGGCCAGCACGGCTCGCACTCCCAGAACCAGGGCAACGTCTGGAGCTGA
- a CDS encoding NUDIX hydrolase — protein MSLYDDAVHVLKDYTDQVQLRQDYLDHLAAHPDGMWKACTAGHLTASALVIDPSRDRVLLTLHKKLGMWLQMGGHCEPGDTTLEAAALREGSEESGISGLELLPGGPVRLDRHPIPAPCHWHFDVQYAAVARPDAVAAISDESLDLRWFGYDDVAGVADESVVRLLERTRARL, from the coding sequence GTGAGCCTGTACGACGACGCCGTCCACGTGCTGAAGGACTACACGGACCAGGTACAACTGCGCCAGGACTACCTCGATCATCTGGCGGCCCACCCGGATGGCATGTGGAAGGCTTGCACGGCCGGACATCTGACGGCCAGTGCGCTGGTGATCGACCCGTCCCGGGACCGGGTGCTGCTGACCCTGCACAAGAAGCTGGGCATGTGGCTGCAGATGGGCGGCCACTGCGAACCGGGCGACACCACTCTGGAGGCCGCGGCCCTGCGCGAGGGGTCCGAGGAATCGGGCATCTCAGGTCTCGAACTACTGCCGGGCGGACCGGTGCGGCTGGACCGGCATCCGATCCCCGCGCCATGCCACTGGCACTTCGACGTGCAGTACGCGGCCGTCGCACGGCCGGACGCAGTGGCCGCGATCAGCGACGAGTCGCTGGATCTGCGCTGGTTCGGGTACGACGACGTGGCGGGGGTGGCCGACGAGTCCGTCGTACGGCTGCTGGAGCGCACTCGCGCCAGGCTGTGA
- a CDS encoding zinc-dependent metalloprotease — translation MSDTPFGFGLPPEEPENGDEGKKKDPTGGGQGSGGGQSGPGDPFGFGFPGAGGPGGDNPFAAMFGSLNPNDLGAAFQQLGQMLSYEGGPVNWDMAKQIARQTVAQGTQDGTKDASVGPAERSAVEEAMRLADLWLDGATSLPSGATSAVAWSRAEWVEATLPAWQQLVDPVAERVGTAMGDVLPDEMQAMAGPLIGMMRSMGGAMFGQQIGQAIGVLAGEVVGSTDIGLPLGPAGKAALIPLNVDAFGKDLGVPKDEVRLYLALREAAHQRLFAHVPWLRSHLFGAVDGYARGIKVDTTKLEDVVGQFDPTHPEQLQEALQQGMFQPEDTAEQKAALARLETALALVEGWVDAVVHDAAKNRLTSADALRETLRRRRASGGPAEQTFATLIGLQLRPRRLRDASRLWASLTDARGLDGRDAVWEHPDMLPTASDLDDPDGFVHREQLDFSEWDKMLGEAAQGRGEGGTGHGGGNSDGDKDDTDK, via the coding sequence GTGAGTGACACCCCATTCGGATTCGGCCTTCCGCCGGAGGAGCCGGAGAACGGCGACGAGGGCAAGAAGAAGGACCCCACCGGAGGTGGGCAGGGTTCCGGTGGCGGCCAGAGCGGGCCGGGCGACCCCTTCGGGTTCGGCTTCCCTGGCGCCGGAGGGCCAGGCGGCGACAACCCGTTCGCCGCGATGTTCGGCTCGCTGAATCCCAACGACCTCGGCGCGGCCTTCCAGCAGCTCGGGCAGATGCTGAGCTACGAGGGCGGCCCGGTGAACTGGGACATGGCCAAGCAGATCGCCCGCCAGACGGTGGCGCAGGGCACCCAGGACGGCACAAAGGACGCGAGCGTGGGCCCGGCCGAGCGTTCGGCGGTCGAGGAGGCCATGAGGCTCGCCGACCTGTGGCTCGACGGAGCCACGTCGCTACCGTCGGGTGCCACGAGCGCCGTGGCATGGAGCCGGGCCGAGTGGGTCGAGGCGACCCTGCCCGCGTGGCAGCAGCTGGTCGACCCGGTGGCCGAGCGGGTCGGCACGGCCATGGGCGACGTGCTCCCCGACGAGATGCAGGCGATGGCGGGTCCGCTCATCGGCATGATGCGCTCCATGGGCGGCGCCATGTTCGGCCAGCAGATCGGGCAGGCCATCGGTGTGCTGGCGGGCGAGGTCGTGGGCTCGACGGACATCGGGCTGCCGCTCGGTCCTGCGGGCAAGGCCGCGCTGATCCCACTGAACGTGGACGCGTTCGGCAAGGACCTCGGCGTCCCCAAGGACGAGGTCCGGCTGTACCTGGCCCTGCGCGAGGCCGCCCACCAGCGGCTGTTCGCCCATGTGCCGTGGCTGCGTTCGCACCTGTTCGGTGCGGTCGATGGCTACGCGCGGGGTATCAAGGTCGACACGACCAAGCTGGAGGACGTGGTCGGGCAGTTCGACCCGACGCATCCGGAACAGTTGCAGGAGGCGCTCCAGCAGGGGATGTTCCAGCCGGAGGACACCGCGGAGCAGAAGGCCGCCCTGGCTCGGCTGGAGACAGCGCTGGCACTGGTCGAGGGCTGGGTGGACGCCGTGGTGCACGACGCCGCCAAGAACCGGCTGACGTCGGCTGACGCTCTGCGCGAGACGCTGCGCCGCCGGCGCGCCTCCGGTGGTCCCGCCGAACAGACCTTCGCGACGTTGATCGGCCTCCAGCTGAGGCCGCGACGGCTGCGGGACGCCTCCCGACTGTGGGCATCGCTGACCGACGCGCGCGGGCTCGACGGACGCGACGCTGTGTGGGAGCACCCGGACATGCTGCCGACGGCGTCCGACCTCGACGACCCGGACGGCTTCGTGCACCGCGAGCAGCTCGACTTCTCCGAGTGGGACAAGATGCTCGGCGAGGCCGCGCAGGGCCGGGGTGAGGGCGGTACAGGCCACGGCGGCGGCAACAGCGACGGCGACAAGGACGACACCGACAAGTGA
- a CDS encoding SDR family oxidoreductase — translation MSSPDPQVRAADPQVRAARNPLSPGAGRGPVVAVTGAASGIGELLTGRLVESDEIKQVIAIDERRGEIPEAHWHILDVRDPAIAEKLRGVDVVVHLALDLDLETDSAARTAYNVRGTQTVLTAAAAAGVHRVVLCTSAMVYGALPDNDVPLSEDAELRATAEATGVGDLLEIERLGRRAPRAHPGLNVTVVRPAVLVGGTDTALTRYFESPRLLVVAGSRPTWQFCHVEDLVGALEYAALEKVDGEFAVGCDGWLEQEEVEELSGIRRMELPSAVALGAAARLHRIGLTPSPAGDLAYTMHPWVVSVGRLHDAGWRPQWTNEEVLAALLQEVEGRHTVAGRRLGRKDATAAAGAAGATVALLGTAALVRRARKRRGL, via the coding sequence GTGAGTTCCCCAGATCCGCAGGTTCGCGCAGCAGATCCGCAGGTTCGCGCAGCGCGAAACCCCCTCAGCCCCGGCGCGGGGCGCGGCCCCGTGGTCGCGGTGACCGGCGCCGCTTCGGGCATCGGAGAGCTGCTGACGGGGCGCCTCGTCGAATCCGACGAGATCAAGCAGGTCATCGCCATCGACGAGAGGCGTGGCGAGATCCCGGAGGCCCACTGGCACATCCTCGATGTACGGGACCCGGCGATCGCCGAGAAGCTGCGGGGCGTCGATGTCGTCGTGCACCTGGCACTCGACCTGGATCTGGAGACCGACTCCGCCGCCCGCACCGCGTACAACGTGCGCGGCACCCAGACCGTGCTCACAGCCGCCGCTGCCGCGGGCGTCCACCGGGTCGTGCTGTGTACCTCGGCCATGGTCTACGGGGCGCTGCCCGACAACGACGTCCCCCTGTCCGAGGACGCCGAGCTCCGGGCGACCGCCGAAGCCACCGGTGTCGGAGATCTGCTGGAGATCGAACGTTTGGGCCGCCGTGCCCCGCGCGCCCATCCCGGGCTGAACGTCACGGTGGTCAGGCCCGCGGTGCTGGTGGGCGGTACGGACACGGCACTGACCCGCTATTTCGAGTCACCGAGGCTGCTCGTCGTCGCCGGATCCCGGCCGACCTGGCAGTTCTGTCATGTCGAGGACCTGGTGGGTGCCCTGGAGTACGCGGCGCTCGAGAAGGTGGACGGTGAGTTCGCGGTCGGCTGCGACGGCTGGCTTGAGCAGGAGGAGGTCGAGGAACTCAGCGGCATCCGCCGGATGGAGCTGCCGTCAGCGGTCGCGCTGGGCGCTGCGGCCAGGCTGCACCGGATCGGCCTCACCCCGTCCCCCGCGGGCGACCTCGCGTACACGATGCACCCCTGGGTGGTCAGCGTCGGCAGGTTGCACGACGCCGGATGGCGGCCCCAGTGGACCAATGAGGAGGTGCTCGCCGCTTTGCTGCAGGAGGTCGAGGGCCGGCACACCGTGGCCGGGCGCCGTCTGGGACGCAAGGACGCCACCGCGGCGGCCGGCGCGGCGGGCGCGACCGTGGCGCTGCTGGGCACGGCAGCTCTGGTGCGGCGTGCACGCAAGAGGCGAGGGCTGTAG
- a CDS encoding molybdenum cofactor biosynthesis protein MoaE — MADMSDHPGERAAADPIRLLEIRETALSVDEVFRAVGDSAAGGTALFVGTVRNHDGGADVDALGYSCHPTAEAEMRRIAEKVVAEYPVRALAAVHRVGDLEVGDLAVVVAVSCPHRGEAFEACRKLIDGLKHEVPIWKHQRFSDGTNEWVGA; from the coding sequence ATGGCAGACATGAGCGATCATCCCGGTGAGCGGGCGGCGGCGGACCCGATCCGGCTGCTGGAAATTCGCGAGACCGCGCTCTCGGTGGACGAGGTCTTCCGCGCCGTCGGGGATTCGGCGGCGGGCGGCACGGCGCTGTTCGTCGGCACGGTGCGCAATCATGACGGTGGCGCCGATGTCGACGCGCTCGGGTATTCCTGCCACCCCACGGCCGAGGCGGAGATGCGCCGTATCGCGGAGAAGGTCGTCGCCGAGTACCCGGTCCGCGCCCTGGCCGCCGTACACCGAGTGGGTGACCTTGAGGTCGGCGATCTCGCTGTCGTGGTCGCGGTCTCGTGCCCGCACCGCGGTGAGGCCTTCGAAGCCTGCCGGAAGCTGATCGACGGCCTGAAGCACGAAGTCCCCATCTGGAAGCACCAGCGCTTCTCCGACGGAACGAATGAATGGGTAGGTGCGTAG
- a CDS encoding PDZ domain-containing protein, producing the protein MPRRTATMLASTLVLIVLLCVGVYMAPPYSEMTPGPTVNTLGDAGGEPVLQISGRKSYPTSGNLNMTTVRVTGAEYRMNLVEVVYGWLAHDNVVVPHDTLYPDGKTEEQSSQENAEEFSQSQESAKVAALKQLGIPVSTRVVVSSVRKGSPAEGTLHAGDVIKAVDGTPVNEPDQVAKAVTKHTPGRQVVFTVVPAKEAAVAEKAGKEPSATREVRVKTVKSGEGDRAVVGITAGTDHTFPFTIDIKLADVGGPSAGLMFALGIVDKLTPDDLTGGRFVAGTGTIDEKGIVGPIGGIEMKLVGARDAGADFFLTPEANCAAAASDTPAGLTLVKVKAISDAVQSLEKIRSGDTKGLPSCSKG; encoded by the coding sequence ATGCCACGCCGCACAGCGACGATGCTCGCCTCCACCCTCGTCCTCATTGTGCTGCTCTGCGTCGGCGTGTACATGGCGCCGCCGTACTCCGAGATGACCCCCGGCCCGACGGTGAACACACTCGGCGACGCCGGTGGCGAACCGGTGCTGCAGATTTCGGGCCGCAAGAGCTACCCGACCTCGGGGAACCTCAATATGACGACCGTCAGGGTGACGGGTGCCGAGTACCGGATGAACCTGGTCGAGGTCGTGTATGGCTGGCTGGCTCACGACAACGTGGTGGTGCCGCACGACACGCTCTACCCGGACGGCAAGACCGAGGAGCAGTCCAGCCAGGAGAACGCCGAAGAGTTCAGCCAGTCCCAGGAGAGCGCCAAGGTCGCCGCGCTGAAGCAGCTCGGTATCCCGGTGAGCACCCGTGTGGTGGTCTCCTCCGTCCGGAAGGGAAGCCCCGCCGAGGGCACGCTGCACGCGGGCGACGTGATCAAGGCCGTGGACGGTACGCCGGTCAACGAACCGGACCAGGTCGCCAAGGCCGTCACCAAGCACACCCCGGGCCGGCAGGTCGTCTTCACCGTCGTGCCCGCGAAGGAGGCAGCGGTCGCGGAGAAGGCGGGCAAGGAACCGTCCGCCACCCGGGAGGTGCGGGTGAAGACCGTGAAGTCCGGCGAGGGCGACCGGGCCGTCGTCGGCATCACCGCCGGTACGGACCACACCTTCCCGTTCACCATCGACATCAAGCTCGCCGACGTCGGCGGTCCCAGCGCGGGACTGATGTTCGCGCTGGGCATCGTGGACAAGCTCACTCCGGACGACCTGACCGGCGGCAGGTTCGTCGCCGGCACCGGCACGATCGATGAGAAGGGGATCGTCGGTCCGATCGGCGGGATCGAGATGAAGCTGGTCGGCGCGCGGGACGCGGGCGCGGACTTCTTCCTGACGCCGGAGGCCAACTGCGCGGCCGCCGCTTCGGACACCCCCGCCGGACTCACCCTGGTCAAGGTGAAGGCCATCAGCGATGCCGTTCAGTCCCTGGAGAAGATCCGCAGCGGGGACACCAAGGGCCTGCCCAGTTGCTCGAAGGGCTGA
- a CDS encoding PPA1309 family protein: MSNVSPSSSSSSSDDQPSPAGTPVAGSPLTRAVLEIDEYASGLGWDQPARLFALVDTARLRAQEPGLADQLGLAEGDQASALTPVEQDEIPSGTPLDEFLGTIAWPEAVAGCALTVERLMLPPSAEASVPDGLDESALAAWVAAHPGRQEVRMTVAVLRDGTRESALRLREKDSPTQVLTGAGLVPGLAEALSATFEA, from the coding sequence ATGTCCAACGTTTCCCCTTCATCGTCCTCCTCATCGTCTGACGACCAGCCGTCCCCGGCCGGGACCCCAGTGGCGGGAAGCCCGCTGACCCGCGCGGTGCTCGAGATCGACGAGTACGCGTCCGGCCTGGGCTGGGACCAGCCCGCGCGGCTCTTCGCCCTGGTCGACACCGCACGCCTGCGCGCCCAGGAGCCGGGTCTCGCCGATCAGCTCGGGCTGGCGGAAGGCGACCAGGCCAGCGCACTGACCCCGGTGGAGCAGGACGAGATCCCGTCCGGCACCCCGCTTGACGAGTTCCTCGGGACGATCGCCTGGCCCGAAGCGGTCGCGGGCTGTGCTCTGACCGTGGAGCGGCTGATGCTGCCGCCGTCCGCGGAGGCGTCCGTGCCGGATGGCCTCGACGAGTCCGCTCTGGCCGCGTGGGTGGCCGCGCATCCGGGCCGCCAGGAGGTGCGGATGACCGTGGCCGTACTTCGCGACGGGACTCGGGAGTCGGCGCTGCGACTGCGTGAGAAGGACTCACCGACGCAGGTGCTCACCGGTGCCGGTCTGGTGCCGGGCCTGGCGGAGGCCCTTTCGGCGACGTTCGAGGCGTGA